Part of the Companilactobacillus zhachilii genome is shown below.
GTTAATGGTGTTGATGGAAATTTTGGGAAATTAGTGGCCGAGTATATTCAAGAAATGATTCCGAAGAGTAAACTAATTTTTACTGCACCAAAAGCTGATGCATTGGAACAATATGCAGCTCTTGGTATAGAAACAAAGGTGGCTGACTTTAATTCACCATCTGAACTAGCAAAAGTTTATGCACATGTGGATAAAGTTCTATTAATTTCAATGCCTTTTGTCGGTGCAAAACGTCGTCAGGCACATAAAAATTTTGTGGAGGCGTGTGTTAAGGCCGGTGTTAGGCAAGTTATCTATACGTCAGTATTGTCGGCGGGAAATCCTTTCAACCCTAGTATTGAAAATGCGGACCACGGATATACAGAAGCAATTATTCAAAATACTGATTTAGATTATATCTTTTTACGTAATTCACTTTTTGCGGAAGCATTTATTTCAGATTATTTTCGAGCTGTTAATAATTATGAAAATTCGATTGAGAAAAATATGGGCGACGGTCGCGTCTGGTTCATTTCCCGACAAGATGCAGCCTATAGTGCCGCCTGTGCTTTGAGCGATGATCAGTTACATAAGGAAATTTTAAATATTAATGGATTAGAGTCATTTACGTACGCTGATTTCCTGAAGGTTGGTAATGAAGTTACTGGTAATCAAATTGGTTATGTTAAGAAGACAGACCAAGAGTTATATGATTATTTTGATAGTATTGGAGTTCCTAGAAATACTGATGGTGATTTTTCGAAGAGTCCAATTCAAGCAACTTCGGAAGGAATGGTTACATTTGGAACTTCGGTTCGCGAAGGTTATCTGGATGTACCAGTGAGTGATTTTTATAAGTTAACTGGTAAAGAGCCAACAACTGTTAAATATATGTTTGAGCATAAAGATGAATTTATGTTAGGTGAACGTCATACTACTGAAAAATAAATAGAATCACAATAGTTATGGGATACGACATGAAGTGTGCTTTAAGTGTATAGTCCAAAGATCAGCCAGCATGGCACGTTATAAAAGTATTTTTAAGAGGAATCGTATAAACCATTTGTACGATTCCTTTTTTCTATGTTCTAATATATATGACACTGAATATTTGAATATACAGATTAATAGCATAAATTTTATATTGACATAAATTATGCAAGGGCTTACACTAATGTCGTTGAAAGCAATATATTAAAAACTGTATATTGGGAAAGAGATGTAACAATGAGAGAAATACAATATCAAAAAAAAGGTATTGCTTTGATATATTTAGCAAAGAAATTTTTCACGCTGGGAGTTGGCGATAAAATTCCAACAGTTGATGAGTTGTGTAGTGAAACGAATACTTCAAGAGGAACAATGCAAAGTGCTTTGGAAACCTTAAAAGATGATCAAGCAATTACGACCATATCAAAAGGACACATGGGAACTTATCTTGTAGATCAGGATCAAGATAAGTTACTAAATTATCTTGATGATCGAAATATTGTTTGTGCAATGCCACTTCCTTATACAAAATACTATGAAGGATTGAGTACTGGCTTTTATAAATCTTTTGAAGATAAGAAATTGAATTTGAACTTGGCATATGTGAATGGTTCTGTTAATCGTTTAAATGGATTGAATAGTAATCGTTATGATTTTATCGTTACTTCGGGTCTGACTGCAGACTACTTGATAAAAAATAGTGATGTTGATCTTATAACATTATTCCCACAAAAAACCTATGTTTCAGAACACGTCATAGTACATAAGAAAGACAAAAATGATTTTATATATGATGGAATGAGTATCGGTGTTGATTCAAATTCAATTGACTATAGGCTTCTTACACAGGAGATTGTAAAAAATCACAATGTTAAGATGATTGAAACTCCATATAATCAAATTGTTCAAAGAATTGAGAATGGTAGTATCGATGCAGCCATCTGGAATCGAGATGAAGTTGTAGAAAAAAATTATCCCGTTTCATATGGTTCAATTGGTAGTGAGTCGATTAAAAAATCATCAAGTGCTGCGTTACTTTGTAAGAGGGGAAATACATTTATTAAAGAAATAGTACAGAAGTACGTAGATATTAATAGAATTGTAGATGTTCAGAAAAAAGTTATTTCTGGAAAGATTTTACCTGAATATTAAGGAGGTGATAGAGATGAAAGAAACTACCGAGGAAAAATTAAAAGTCTTAAACCGCTTGGGAAAGTTAGATCAAGATTCTTTTGAGTTTTTAATGGATGTTGATGCTTATTTTGAAACTAATTATTATAGCAATGATAATGAGATGCTACTGATACATTTATCAGTAGCAATTAATCGAATGTTTGAAAATAAGCGAGTAGATAAAATGCCGGATGATTTATGGCAGCAAATTTCTGATAAACCAGAGTATAAAGTTGCTGAATCTGTCTGGGATGATTTAAAATCAAAGGCACCAGTAACATTTACATACGATGAAACACAGTATATTTTATTACACGTATTGAATATATTAAGGAGGAATCAAAATGATTAAAATTGTGATTGGTGGTCAGATGGGTAAGGATGAAATTAATGCAGATTTAAAAAAATTAATTGGTGATAATGATGTTGAAGTAACAATTAAGAATGATTTGGATGCAGCCATGGCCATTCAAAATGGAGAAGCTGATTATTATATTGGAGCCTGTGAAACTGGGGCTGGTGGGGCATTGGCAATGGCAACCGCATTGTTAGGATCAGATAAGACAGTAACCGTAGCCTCACCATCTAAAGTGTTGTCAGAAGAACAAATCGCTGACGAAATAAATAATAAAGGTAAAGTGGCGTTTGGATTTACCATTAATACAAAAGATACTGTGCTACCTATCTTAGTTAAATATTTAGTGAAATAATAAACTCTGTTTTTCTATCTTTCAATATACAATATACAGTATATTGAAAACAAATAAAGGATGGTATAAAAATGAACGTTACTACGTTGATTAATTACATATTAATTGCCGCTGTTGGTGGTGTTGGCTCTATTCTAGCCAATCGTGGTATTGCTGTATTTAATGATGGCTTGAGACCAATTATGCCGGAATACATTGAAGGAAAGATTACTAGAAAAGAATTGGCTGCTACCAGTTTTGCAGTTAGTTTTGGATTGATCATTGGCTTTGGTATTCCAGTATCAATTGGATCCACAATTTTAGTTGCACATAGTATTTTACTAGCAGCTGATGTTATTGGTACATGGACTCCAGATAATAAATGGGGTACAGCTTTAGCAGGTGTTGTTGGTGCGATATATGGTGCCGGATTACTTTTCGGACTTTCATCTATCGTTGCACTATTTAAGATGTTACCATTCAATTTCTTGCCAGCTCTTTCATTAATGAGTGGTCCTATTTTACTAGCATTCTGTGCGTTTCCAGCACTCGCCGTTGCTAGTCAACACAATCCTAAAAAGGGGTTCATTACATTTGGTTTAACATTTTTGGCTTACTTATTAGCTACAAAATTCGGTACGTTCAAAGTAAATGGATACACTATCACATTAAATGCTATTGGTATGGCTTTGTTGGTCGCAATGGTATGTATGATTTACTTTGCAGCTCAAATAAAGGGCGACGGCAACTCCAATGCTAGTTTGGTCAATGTGTTTTCAAAACGTGTTGGACGAATTAAAGGTAATTGGATTTGGTTATCAATCATGGGTGGCTTAATTACGGCTGCATCAAGTATGTTGATTATTGCTGTTGATGTTCTTCCTCAACAATTACTTGTTAAGAATCAAGTTATGGAAGCGGCTATTGCTACATTTGCGCGTGCTATTGGATTTATTCCTTTGGTGTTCTCTACGGCTATCGTAACAGGTGTTTATGGTATGGCCGGAACAACAATTATTTTTGCTTTGGGTCTTTTGTTAAAAGGTCAACCAATTGTTGCATTCATTGCCGGGTTTGTTTGGATGTGGATTGAAGTTCAATTATTATCAGCTACTGCCAAGGGACTAGATAAATTTCCTGGCCTAAGAGATATGGGTGAACATATTAGAACTTCATTACAAGATACAATTGCAATTGCATTATTGATTGGTGCTGCTATTGCATGTAATAAGATGGCTGCAAATATAGGATTCTTTTGGGTTATTGGTTTTTGGCTATTAAATAAGAAAGCAAAAAAACCATTAGTAGATATGGCTGTCGGACCAATTGCTACTATTGCATTTGGCGTGTTATTAAATATTTTAAGAATGATTATGATTTTTTAAATTAAAGGAAAGAGGATTTTTCACATGTTAGTACCTGGTATGGTTTATTCGCATGAACATATTCCAATTGATCTATCAGAAGTTAAGCATAATGAGGACTGTCATCTTGATTCACAAGAACTCGTTATTAGTGAGTTTAAAGATCTGTATGCTAAAGGTGTTAGGAATGTTATTGATATGACAAACCGTGGTATGGGGCGAGATATTCCTTATGCACAAAAAGTTGCCAAAGAATCTGGTATAAATATTGTCCAATCAACAGGATTTTATCAGGATGCGTTTCTACCAGTTGAAGTCTTTAGACTATCTGTTAATCAATTAGCAGAAGGAATGATTAAGGACATTCAGGTAGGAATTAAGGGAACTGATATTAAAGCTGGTGTTATTGGTGAGATAGCAACGACTAAAGGTAAGTGGACAGAAGGAGAAGGAAAAGTTTTTGATGCTGCCGTTATAGCTCAAAAGGAAACTGGATGTCCAATCAGTACTCATACATCAATTGGAACTTTAGGACATGAACAAGTTAGCTATTTTGTACGAAACCATGCTGATTTGAGCAAGATTGTTATTGGACATGTGGATTTGTCAGCTAGTTCTGACTATGTAATCGATATGCTCAAAACAGGAATAAATGTAGAATTCGATACTATCGGAAAAAATAATTATTTAGCAGATTCAATCAGAGTACAGATGTTGAAAGATATTGAAAATGCGGGTTTTACTGATCAAGTTGTTATGTCGATGGATATTACTAGAAAATCTCATCTTAAAGATAATGGCGGTAATGGATATTCATATTTGCTTGATAACTTTGTTCCACAGCTTCAAGAAGCTGGTATTTCAGAAAAATTTATTCATAAGATGTTAGATGAAAATCCACAAAGAATCTACGGTGATTTTAATGCCTAAGTTTAAAACATATCCATTGGAAAGTATTTCTACAGATGAGGCTTTAGATAAGCAGTTTGAATTAGTAGATACAATGACACGTCATTTTGAAGGAAATGAATTGTTAAGTCAAGGTGACTTAGGAGTTGTTCCAGGACTGAATCAACCAAGATATACAAAAAAAGTAGAAGAAGTTTTGGCTGACTTTTTTGGAACTGAAGCAGCAATGTTAGTCAGAGGTTCAGGTACAGCAGCAATTAGAATGGCACTCCATTCAGTATTGAAGCCAGGAGACACATTATTGGTTCACCAAGCACCGATCTATCCGACTACCAAAGTATCTATTGATAGTATGGGTATTAAGACAGTGGCAATTGATTATAACAATATTCAAAGTCAGAGTATTCCAGCCAATATTTCTGGGATATTAATTCAATATACAAGACAGCAACCAGAGGACTCTTACTCTATGGAAGATGTCATTTCATATTTGAAGAATAAATATCCAAAGGTTCCAATTATTACGGATGATAATTATGCCGTTATGAAGGTTCACAAAATTGGGGTTGAACTAGGAGCAACGCTAAGTTGTTTCTCAACCTTTAAATTACTTGGTCCTGAAGGAATTGGATGTATTGTCGGAGATAAGAAGGAAATAGACCTATTACGTCAGGAGAATTATTCAGGTGGTTCGCAAGTACAAGGCCATGAGGCATTGGACGTGTTACGTGGGTTGACCTATGCACCAGTAGCATTGGCAAATCAGGCTAGGGTGGTGAATGAACTGGTTGAAAGACTGAATAGTAATGAAATACCTGAAATTGAGTCTGCATATGTTGCAAATGCTCAATCTAAAGTTTTATTAGTTGAATTTAAGAGACCTATTGCTCAAGAAATTTTGAAATATACTAATTCTTTAGGTGCCGCCCCTAATCCGGTTGGTGCAGAATCAAAATATGAAATAGTTCCAATGTTTTATCGAGTATCAGGAACATTTAAAGAGTATGATTCAGATTTACTTAAAACAACAATTCGTATTAACCCTTATAGATGTGGTGCAAAAACGATTATACGTATCCTTAAGGATAGTATTGGCAAGGCGGTGAAAGAATAATGTTTTTAAAACAGCTCAAAAAGCAGAATCCGGAATTGATCGATTTTGCCTTCAAACTCCATGAAACAGGTCAAATATTACCCGATACTTATATTATTGATTTGGATATGTTACATGAAAATACTGTCAAAATGGTTGCTGAGGCTAAAAAATATAATATAGAACTGCTTTATATGACTAAACAATTAGGAAGAAATCCAATTGTGGCTAGAGAAATTCAGTCTGCAGGAATAGAAAATGCTGTTGTAGTGGATTTTCGTGAAGCAGAAATTTTCATGGAAAATAATTTGAAATTGGGAAATGTTGGTCATTTAGTTCAAACACCCAAATCACTATTGGAGAAGATTATTTCATACGGAACAAAATATTTTACAATGTACTCCCTTGAAAATGCTATTGATTTGAATGAAGCTGCTAAATCGGTAGGGAAAATTCAGAAAGTTATTTTAAAAATTCAGGATACAAAGGATGATATATATCCCGGACAAGTTGGCGGATTTACTTTGAACGAATTAACTGATCAATTAGATAGTTTAAAAAAGTTATCTAATATTAAGATTGTTGGATTAACAACTTTTCCAGCTATTTTATTTGATGAAAAAACGTGTGATTATCATTCGACTTCAAACATGGACACCGTTAAAAAAGCTGAAAAATTATTCAGTAATCATAAAATTGATTGTTCAGTGGTTAGTTTGCCTTCAGCTACTGCTACAAAATCAATTAAATTAATTAAAGAATTAGGCGGTACGGAAGGAGAACCAGGGCATTCACTCACTGGAACAACACCAATGCACGCTATTAAAGATTTGCCGGAAAAACCCGCATATTGTTACGTGAGTGAAATATCCCATAGTTATGGAAAGCATAGTTTCATATATGGTGGAGGTTATTATCGTAGAGGTCATCTGAAGAATGCCATCATTAAAGATGGTACAAAAATTGATTCAGCTGAAGTATTACCGCTCGATAATTCAAGTATCGATTACTATTTAGAGCTGAATAAAAAGTTCAAGTCAGGGTTACCAGTAATAATGTCGACTAGAACACAAATGTTTGTTACCAGAAGTACAGTTGCTCTTGTTAGGGGGTTACATACAGGTAATCCAAGATTAATTGGATTGTATGATAGCCAAGGTCGAAAATTAGCGAAAGGAGTTAAATAGTATGGGAAAGTTTGGAGTTATTGTGTTAGATAGTTTTGGCGTTGGGGCAATGGATGATGTACCTAAAGTGCGCCCTGATGATATTGGAGCAAATACTGCTTTAAATATAATTAAAGCGGTTCCACAAATAAAAATACCAAATTTAATTAAACTAGGATTAATGAATGCAATTGGTGAGGAAAGAGGAGAATTTAAATTCTCTCCCACTGCTAATTGGGGAACTTCGAATCTGATGCATCATGGTGCTGACTCTTACTTAGCACATCAAGAAATAATGGGAACAAAGCCTAAAATGCCACTGTTACAGCCGTTCAATGAAGTTATTGATACTGTTGAAGAGCAAGTAAAAAAAGATGGATTCAGTGTTAAGAAATATGGTGATCCAGGACATCAGTTGTTACTTGTAAATGATTGTGCAACCATTGGTGATAATCTTGAAGCAGATCCAGGCCAAGTTTATAACGTCACTGCGGCATTGGATGAGATGCCTTTTGATGAGATTACAAGATTGGGTGAGTCGGTTAGAAGTGTTGTTAAAGTGTCGCGTGTTATTGCTTTTGGTGGACGTGAGGTAACTTTAAAAGAAATATTGAAAGCTCGTAAAGTTGAACATGAAAAGTATGTAGGGGTTTCAGCACCGGAGTCGGGTGTTTATAACGTAGACTATCATGTTATTCATTTAGGTTATGGAATTAATCCCAAGGTTCAGTTGCCTCAAATACTGCGTCGTTCTAATATTGATGTTGCATTGGTAGGAAAAACTGCAGATATTATCAATGTTGATACGGAGAGAAAGTTTCCTGGTGTGGATACAAATTATCTATTTGATAAATTTATTGAGCAATCTAAAGATATGAAAAATGGATTATTATTTATGAATATTCAAGAAACTGATTTAGCCGGGCATGCAGAAGATCCAGTCAGTTATGCTGATGTTTTAGAGAAAGCCGATAAGAAATTAAAAGAAGTCATACCATTATTTACAGGCGATGATATTTTGATAGTTATGGCCGATCATGGAGATGACCCAACAATTGGATTTACACTTCATACCCGTGAGCGTACACCATTATTGATTTATAAGGAAGGAAAGCATAATAAGTATGTCGGTGACAGATCAACACTTTCGGATGTTGGTGCTACAGGTGCTGATTATTTTAATGTAGATGCTCCAGAAAATGGGAAGAGTTTTTTGCATAGAATTATCGACGGTACAGATATTGGTGATTAAAAAAGCGCAAAAAAAGAGCTAGGTGACCACACCTAGCTCTTTCTTCGATACAGAACAACTGAGAATTGTTGTCCATAAAAGCTGTATCATCTTTAGTATAACAATAATCTGTTCTAATAGATAGATTTATTTTGATAAACAAAGCGAATGACAATTTGAGAAATGACAAAAAGTAAAATTAAATAATCGCTTAATTGTATGCATTTAATTGAATTGATTATATAATTATTCAAAAGAATCTATCGGAGGTTCAAATTATGACACGTAAAGTTATTTTGTTTATCGCCGAAACCTTAGACGGTTACATTGCTGAAGAAGATGGCAATATTGATTATTTGATTGATAGCGACTTTACTTCTGGTGAAACGACAGATCATGAGTATGAAAAGCTTGTTAAACACGTTGATACGGTGGTTATGGGGCGTAAAACGTATGAACAGGTGGCTAATAAGTTATCTCCAAATAATTATCCATATGATGATTATGAAAATTATATTTTAACAACTCATCCGACTGAAAGTCTTGATAATATTCATTTCATTCGAGACAACGCGATCGATTTAGTGGAAATGTTAAAAGGGCAACCTTCGAAAAAAGATATTTGGATTATTGGTGGAAGTAGCATTATTGCACCACTAGTTAACGCTGATTTAATTGATACTTATCAAATTGGAATCGTACCAATCGTTTTGGGGAAGGGTATTCCGTTATTCTCTGATAAAACTAAATTTAAAGAATTGAATTTAGAATCAGCTAAGAAAATTAATGGGATTGCATATTTAACTTATAGTAAATAAAAAAGAAGAAAAATCCTTAAAATTGGGATTTTTCTTCTTTTGTTTTATAGTCGATTAATTTTTAGTAAAAGAACCAGTCATCAACACTAATATAAGAGCTAACATTCATTTCAGGATCACGGAGTGGTTGATAGAAGAACCATTTGTTGTAAGTAGGTTCGGGCAAGATTTGATTAAAGACCATATGAACAGCAGGAACATAAGTATTTCTAGCAACTTCAACATAAATTTCGCCAAAAGTATTAACTATGCACTTACCAATCTTCCATTTTGAGCCTTCAGGCAGATTAGGACTTTCCGAAATATAACCAGTGTTTTCATTAATGGTAATTGTTCCATTGTGAGAACGTGTAGTTACTGTACCAATTAATGGTGTTTGTACAGGATTTTGAACATCAGATAAAGTAGCATAGTTGTATTGAATGTACTCGTTAGTTGCCACTTGGTAGAGTGGTGAATCATGAATATAAATAGTATTGCCCACAGCCCATTCTGTGTTAGGACTTAGCGCT
Proteins encoded:
- a CDS encoding phosphopentomutase; the encoded protein is MGKFGVIVLDSFGVGAMDDVPKVRPDDIGANTALNIIKAVPQIKIPNLIKLGLMNAIGEERGEFKFSPTANWGTSNLMHHGADSYLAHQEIMGTKPKMPLLQPFNEVIDTVEEQVKKDGFSVKKYGDPGHQLLLVNDCATIGDNLEADPGQVYNVTAALDEMPFDEITRLGESVRSVVKVSRVIAFGGREVTLKEILKARKVEHEKYVGVSAPESGVYNVDYHVIHLGYGINPKVQLPQILRRSNIDVALVGKTADIINVDTERKFPGVDTNYLFDKFIEQSKDMKNGLLFMNIQETDLAGHAEDPVSYADVLEKADKKLKEVIPLFTGDDILIVMADHGDDPTIGFTLHTRERTPLLIYKEGKHNKYVGDRSTLSDVGATGADYFNVDAPENGKSFLHRIIDGTDIGD
- a CDS encoding YhfX family PLP-dependent enzyme, whose product is MFLKQLKKQNPELIDFAFKLHETGQILPDTYIIDLDMLHENTVKMVAEAKKYNIELLYMTKQLGRNPIVAREIQSAGIENAVVVDFREAEIFMENNLKLGNVGHLVQTPKSLLEKIISYGTKYFTMYSLENAIDLNEAAKSVGKIQKVILKIQDTKDDIYPGQVGGFTLNELTDQLDSLKKLSNIKIVGLTTFPAILFDEKTCDYHSTSNMDTVKKAEKLFSNHKIDCSVVSLPSATATKSIKLIKELGGTEGEPGHSLTGTTPMHAIKDLPEKPAYCYVSEISHSYGKHSFIYGGGYYRRGHLKNAIIKDGTKIDSAEVLPLDNSSIDYYLELNKKFKSGLPVIMSTRTQMFVTRSTVALVRGLHTGNPRLIGLYDSQGRKLAKGVK
- a CDS encoding dihydrofolate reductase family protein, producing the protein MTRKVILFIAETLDGYIAEEDGNIDYLIDSDFTSGETTDHEYEKLVKHVDTVVMGRKTYEQVANKLSPNNYPYDDYENYILTTHPTESLDNIHFIRDNAIDLVEMLKGQPSKKDIWIIGGSSIIAPLVNADLIDTYQIGIVPIVLGKGIPLFSDKTKFKELNLESAKKINGIAYLTYSK
- the yhfZ gene encoding GntR family transcriptional regulator YhfZ, which codes for MREIQYQKKGIALIYLAKKFFTLGVGDKIPTVDELCSETNTSRGTMQSALETLKDDQAITTISKGHMGTYLVDQDQDKLLNYLDDRNIVCAMPLPYTKYYEGLSTGFYKSFEDKKLNLNLAYVNGSVNRLNGLNSNRYDFIVTSGLTADYLIKNSDVDLITLFPQKTYVSEHVIVHKKDKNDFIYDGMSIGVDSNSIDYRLLTQEIVKNHNVKMIETPYNQIVQRIENGSIDAAIWNRDEVVEKNYPVSYGSIGSESIKKSSSAALLCKRGNTFIKEIVQKYVDINRIVDVQKKVISGKILPEY
- a CDS encoding YhfT family protein, which translates into the protein MNVTTLINYILIAAVGGVGSILANRGIAVFNDGLRPIMPEYIEGKITRKELAATSFAVSFGLIIGFGIPVSIGSTILVAHSILLAADVIGTWTPDNKWGTALAGVVGAIYGAGLLFGLSSIVALFKMLPFNFLPALSLMSGPILLAFCAFPALAVASQHNPKKGFITFGLTFLAYLLATKFGTFKVNGYTITLNAIGMALLVAMVCMIYFAAQIKGDGNSNASLVNVFSKRVGRIKGNWIWLSIMGGLITAASSMLIIAVDVLPQQLLVKNQVMEAAIATFARAIGFIPLVFSTAIVTGVYGMAGTTIIFALGLLLKGQPIVAFIAGFVWMWIEVQLLSATAKGLDKFPGLRDMGEHIRTSLQDTIAIALLIGAAIACNKMAANIGFFWVIGFWLLNKKAKKPLVDMAVGPIATIAFGVLLNILRMIMIF
- a CDS encoding PRD domain-containing protein, producing MKETTEEKLKVLNRLGKLDQDSFEFLMDVDAYFETNYYSNDNEMLLIHLSVAINRMFENKRVDKMPDDLWQQISDKPEYKVAESVWDDLKSKAPVTFTYDETQYILLHVLNILRRNQND
- a CDS encoding NAD(P)H-binding protein, translating into MQKIVVNGVDGNFGKLVAEYIQEMIPKSKLIFTAPKADALEQYAALGIETKVADFNSPSELAKVYAHVDKVLLISMPFVGAKRRQAHKNFVEACVKAGVRQVIYTSVLSAGNPFNPSIENADHGYTEAIIQNTDLDYIFLRNSLFAEAFISDYFRAVNNYENSIEKNMGDGRVWFISRQDAAYSAACALSDDQLHKEILNINGLESFTYADFLKVGNEVTGNQIGYVKKTDQELYDYFDSIGVPRNTDGDFSKSPIQATSEGMVTFGTSVREGYLDVPVSDFYKLTGKEPTTVKYMFEHKDEFMLGERHTTEK
- a CDS encoding phosphotriesterase family protein, which encodes MLVPGMVYSHEHIPIDLSEVKHNEDCHLDSQELVISEFKDLYAKGVRNVIDMTNRGMGRDIPYAQKVAKESGINIVQSTGFYQDAFLPVEVFRLSVNQLAEGMIKDIQVGIKGTDIKAGVIGEIATTKGKWTEGEGKVFDAAVIAQKETGCPISTHTSIGTLGHEQVSYFVRNHADLSKIVIGHVDLSASSDYVIDMLKTGINVEFDTIGKNNYLADSIRVQMLKDIENAGFTDQVVMSMDITRKSHLKDNGGNGYSYLLDNFVPQLQEAGISEKFIHKMLDENPQRIYGDFNA
- a CDS encoding aminotransferase class V-fold PLP-dependent enzyme is translated as MPKFKTYPLESISTDEALDKQFELVDTMTRHFEGNELLSQGDLGVVPGLNQPRYTKKVEEVLADFFGTEAAMLVRGSGTAAIRMALHSVLKPGDTLLVHQAPIYPTTKVSIDSMGIKTVAIDYNNIQSQSIPANISGILIQYTRQQPEDSYSMEDVISYLKNKYPKVPIITDDNYAVMKVHKIGVELGATLSCFSTFKLLGPEGIGCIVGDKKEIDLLRQENYSGGSQVQGHEALDVLRGLTYAPVALANQARVVNELVERLNSNEIPEIESAYVANAQSKVLLVEFKRPIAQEILKYTNSLGAAPNPVGAESKYEIVPMFYRVSGTFKEYDSDLLKTTIRINPYRCGAKTIIRILKDSIGKAVKE
- a CDS encoding DUF2620 domain-containing protein — its product is MIKIVIGGQMGKDEINADLKKLIGDNDVEVTIKNDLDAAMAIQNGEADYYIGACETGAGGALAMATALLGSDKTVTVASPSKVLSEEQIADEINNKGKVAFGFTINTKDTVLPILVKYLVK